One genomic window of Saccharomyces cerevisiae S288C chromosome XII, complete sequence includes the following:
- the ENT2 gene encoding epsin (Epsin-like protein required for endocytosis and actin patch assembly; K48-, K63-specific Ub chain binding protein that functions as an endocytic adaptor; contains clathrin-binding motif at C-terminus; functionally redundant with Ent1p; ENT2 has a paralog, ENT1, that arose from the whole genome duplication), producing the protein MSKQFVRSAKNMMKGYSSTQVLVRDATANDSRTPSIDTLDDLAQRSYDSVDFFEIMDMLDKRLNDKGKYWRHVAKSLTVLDYLVRFGSENCVLWCRENFYVIKTLREFRHENESGFDEGQIIRVKAKELVSLLNDEERLREERSMNTRNRRANRAARPRPRRQRTRSNPHDSSPSYQDDLEKALEESRITAQEDEQRRRELAQYDDEDPDFQAALQLSKEEEELKQLQELQRLQKQQQSLSQFQAPLQQQQPQQQPAYYDIFGNPISQDEYLQYQYQQDQEQAMAQQRWLDQQQEQQQLAEQQYFQQQQQAAAAASALQQQQTAANMQQQQQQPADFQQPLPTGSNNPFSMDNLERQKQEQQHAQLQRQQEEARQQQEQLKLQQLQRQQQEEAQLHQKRQEEAQLQQQQAQLLQQQAQFQQQQPLKQTRTGNQSISDKYSDLNTLLATGTGIDTFGNTGEARIPAQHTKTGTFINSQGTGYKQVTNEPKNNPFLSNQYTGLPSTNIVPTQTGYGFGNQPQSPPTNSPQQNPTGISYSQPQQQQQPQQQPQYMQNFQQQQPQYAQNFQQQPQYTQNYQQQPQYIQPHQQQQQQQQQQQQQQGYTPDQGVSLIDL; encoded by the coding sequence ATGTCTAAGCAGTTTGTTCGTTCTGCAAAGAACATGATGAAGGGCTACTCATCCACACAAGTGCTTGTGAGAGATGCCACGGCGAACGACTCGAGGACTCCATCGATAGACACTCTCGACGATTTGGCACAGAGATCTTACGATTCGGTGGACTTCTTCGAGATTATGGATATGTTAGACAAGAGGCTGAACGATAAGGGCAAATACTGGAGACACGTTGCCAAATCGCTGACCGTTTTGGACTATCTTGTTCGTTTCGGGAGTGAGAACTGTGTGCTATGGTGCAGAGAGAATTTTTACGTAATTAAGACATTAAGGGAATTCAGACACGAAAATGAGTCCGGATTTGACGAGGGACAAATTATCAGAGTAAAGGCTAAAGAACTCGTCTCTTTGTtgaatgatgaagaaaggCTACGCGAAGAGAGGTCTATGAATACAAGAAACAGAAGGGCGAACAGAGCTGCTAGGCCAAGGCCAAGAAGACAAAGAACAAGGAGCAACCCACACGATTCTTCTCCCTCTTACCAGGACGATTTGGAAAAGGCCCTAGAGGAGAGCAGAATTACTGCTCAAGAAGATGAACAACGTAGAAGAGAACTGGCCCAGTACGACGATGAAGATCCTGACTTCCAAGCTGCCTTACAACTAagtaaagaagaagaggagtTGAAGCAATTGCAGGAACTACAGAGATTACAGAAGCAACAACAGTCTCTGTCTCAATTTCAAGCTCCTttacaacaacaacaaccacaacaacaaccaGCGTACTACGACATTTTCGGTAATCCAATCTCCCAAGATGAATACTTACAGTATCAGTACCAACAGGACCAGGAACAAGCAATGGCTCAGCAAAGATGGCTGGACCAGCAGCAAGAACAACAGCAGCTTGCTGAACAACAATATTttcagcagcaacaacaagcTGCGGCCGCCGCTTCTGCCttgcaacagcaacaaacAGCCGCTAATatgcaacaacaacaacaacagccCGCTGATTTTCAACAACCTTTGCCTACAGGTTCTAATAATCCGTTTTCCATGGATAATCTTGAAAGACAAAAGCAGGAGCAACAGCATGCTCAATTGCAAAGAcaacaagaagaagctagacaacaacaagaacaattGAAGCTACAACAATTGCAAAGACAACAACAAGAGGAAGCTCAATTACACCAGAAGAGGCAAGAAGAAGCCCAATTACAACAGCAGCAAGCCCAATTGCTACAACAGCAAGCCCAGTtccagcaacaacaacccTTGAAGCAAACAAGGACTGGGAACCAGTCTATATCGGATAAATACAGCGACTTGAATACCTTGTTAGCAACTGGTACAGGGATAGATACTTTTGGTAACACTGGAGAGGCACGTATTCCTGCACAACATACAAAGACAGGCACATTTATAAATTCTCAGGGTACAGGCTACAAACAGGTTACTAATGAACCCAAGAACAACCCTTTCTTAAGCAACCAATACACTGGTTTACCAAGCACAAATATCGTGCCCACGCAAACAGGGTACGGGTTTGGTAACCAACCTCAAAGTCCTCCTACTAATTCTCCTCAGCAAAATCCTACTGGTATAAGCTACTCTCAGccacaacagcaacaacagccaCAGCAACAACCGCAATACATGCAAAATTtccaacaacagcaacctCAATACGCCCAAAACTTCCAACAACAACCACAATACACtcaaaattatcaacaacaaccacAATACATTCAACctcatcaacaacaacagcagcagcagcagcagcaacagcagcaacaggGATATACTCCTGACCAAGGTGTAAGCTTAATTGATCTTTGA
- the HRD3 gene encoding ubiquitin ligase complex subunit HRD3 (ER membrane protein that plays a central role in ERAD; forms HRD complex with Hrd1p and ER-associated protein degradation (ERAD) determinants that engages in lumen to cytosol communication and coordination of ERAD events), which yields MITLLLYLCVICNAIVLIRADSIADPWPEARHLLNTIAKSRDPMKEAAMEPNADEFVGFYVPMDYSPRNEEKNYQSIWQNEITDSQRHIYELLVQSSEQFNNSEATYTLSQIHLWSQYNFPHNMTLAHKYLEKFNDLTHFTNHSAIFDLAVMYATGGCASGNDQTVIPQDSAKALLYYQRAAQLGNLKAKQVLAYKYYSGFNVPRNFHKSLVLYRDIAEQLRKSYSRDEWDIVFPYWESYNVRISDFESGLLGKGLNSVPSSTVRKRTTRPDIGSPFIAQVNGVQMTLQIEPMGRFAFNGNDGNINGDEDDEDASERRIIRIYYAALNDYKGTYSQSRNCERAKNLLELTYKEFQPHVDNLDPLQVFYYVRCLQLLGHMYFTGEGSSKPNIHMAEEILTTSLEISRRAQGPIGRACIDLGLINQYITNNISQAISYYMKAMKTQANNGIVEFQLSKLATSFPEEKIGDPFNLMETAYLNGFIPAIYEFAVMIESGMNSKSSVENTAYLFKTFVDKNEAIMAPKLRTAFAALINDRSEVALWAYSQLAEQGYETAQVSAAYLMYQLPYEFEDPPRTTDQRKTLAISYYTRAFKQGNIDAGVVAGDIYFQMQNYSKAMALYQGAALKYSIQAIWNLGYMHEHGLGVNRDFHLAKRYYDQVSEHDHRFYLASKLSVLKLHLKSWLTWITREKVNYWKPSSPLNPNEDTQHSKTSWYKQLTKILQRMRHKEDSDKAAEDSHKHRTVVQNGANHRGDDQEEASEILGFQMEDLVTMGCILGIFLLSILMSTLAARRGWNVRFNGAQLNANGNRQQEQQQQQQAQGPPGWDFNVQIFAI from the coding sequence ATGATAACACTCTTATTATACCTGTGCGTAATATGTAACGCAATAGTGTTAATAAGGGCTGATTCGATAGCGGACCCTTGGCCTGAAGCGCGACATCTACTAAATACCATAGCTAAGTCCAGAGACCCAATGAAAGAAGCTGCTATGGAACCCAATGCAGATGAATTTGTTGGATTCTATGTACCGATGGATTATTCCCCACGTaatgaggaaaaaaactacCAGAGCATTTGGCAAAACGAAATCACAGATTCTCAACGTCATATTTATGAATTACTTGTACAATCAAGTGAACAATTCAACAACTCAGAAGCAACATATACACTTAGCCAGATTCACCTTTGGAGTCAATATAATTTCCCGCATAATATGACTTTGGCACACAAATACttagaaaaattcaatgatCTAACCCACTTCACCAATCATTCGGCCATCTTCGACTTAGCTGTGATGTATGCCACTGGGGGATGTGCTTCTGGTAATGATCAAACCGTGATCCCTCAGGATTCTGCTAAAGCACTGCTATATTACCAAAGGGCTGCCCAACTAGGGAATTTAAAGGCTAAGCAAGTGCTAGCTTATAAATACTATTCTGGCTTCAATGTCCCACGAAATTTTCATAAATCTTTAGTATTGTACAGGGACATTGCTGAACAGCTGAGAAAGTCGTACTCCAGGGACGAATGGGATATTGTCTTCCCCTATTGGGAAAGTTACAACGTGAGAATATCGGATTTTGAGAGTGGCCTATTAGGTAAAGGTTTGAATTCCGTTCCATCTTCTACAGTAAGGAAAAGAACTACGAGACCAGATATTGGTTCACCCTTTATTGCGCAAGTTAACGGTGTACAGATGACCTTGCAAATCGAACCGATGGGTAGGTTCGCTTTCAACGGTAACGATGGCAACATAAATGGCGACGAAGATGACGAGGATGCCAGTGAAAGACGAATCATTCGGATATATTATGCAGCTTTGAATGATTATAAAGGAACATATTCACAAAGCAGAAATTGTGAGCGCGCCAAAAACTTGTTGGAATTAACGTACAAGGAATTTCAGCCTCATGTCGACAATTTGGATCCTTTGCAAGTATTTTACTACGTCCGTTGCTTACAATTATTGGGGCACATGTATTTCACCGGCGAAGGCTCCTCGAAGCCTAATATTCATATGGCCGAAGAGATCCTGACCACGTCGCTAGAAATAAGCAGAAGGGCACAGGGACCTATAGGTAGAGCGTGCATAGATCTGGGCTTAATAAATCAATACATCACAAACAATATTTCTCAAGCAATTTCGTATTATATGAAAGCTATGAAAACACAAGCTAACAATGGAATCGTAGAATTCCAATTATCCAAATTGGCCACTTCATTccctgaagaaaaaatcggCGACCCATTTAACTTAATGGAAACTGCCTACTTGAATGGATTCATTCCAGCCATATATGAGTTTGCAGTAATGATCGAATCTGGAATGAACAGTAAGAGTAGTGTGGAAAACACTGCTTACCTGTTCAAAACATTCGTTGACAAAAACGAAGCTATTATGGCACCTAAACTGAGGACAGCATTTGCCGCATTAATCAACGATCGTTCAGAAGTGGCTTTATGGGCTTATTCCCAACTAGCCGAGCAAGGCTACGAGACTGCTCAAGTCTCTGCCGCCTACTTAATGTACCAGTTGCCATATGAGTTTGAGGATCCTCCAAGAACCACAGATCAGAGAAAAACTTTGGCAATTTCCTACTATACAAGAGCGTTTAAACAGGGAAATATAGATGCTGGTGTTGTCGCGGGAGATATCTATTTTCAGATGCAGAATTACAGTAAAGCTATGGCTCTTTATCAGGGTGCAGCTTTGAAGTACTCTATACAGGCTATCTGGAACTTAGGGTACATGCATGAGCATGGGCTAGGTGTAAACAGAGATTTCCATCTTGCTAAACGTTACTACGACCAAGTTTCAGAACACGATCATAGATTTTACTTGGCTTCCAAATTGAGTGTTTTAAAATTACACCTAAAGTCATGGTTGACTTGGATCACCAGAGAAAAAGTAAACTACTGGAAACCTTCCTCGCCACTTAACCCTAACGAAGATACTCAGCACTCGAAGACTTCATGGTACAAGCAATTGACGAAGATTCTACAAAGAATGAGACATAAGGAGGATAGTGACAAAGCTGCGGAAGATTCTCACAAACACAGAACTGTAGTGCAGAATGGAGCTAACCATAGGGGTGACGACCAAGAGGAGGCTTCCGAGATTTTGGGCTTCCAAATGGAGGATCTTGTTACGATGGGATGTATCTTGGGGATATTCCTATTAAGTATATTAATGAGTACACTGGCGGCCCGTAGAGGCTGGAATGTCCGTTTCAATGGAGCACAATTAAATGCAAATGGTAACCGGCAGCAAgagcaacaacaacaacaacaagcACAAGGTCCCCCGGGCTGGGACTTCAATGTTCAGATATTCGCCATATGA
- the SEC13 gene encoding GTPase-activating protein SEC13 (Structural component of 3 complexes; subunit of the Nup84p nuclear pore subcomplex that contributes to nucleocytoplasmic transport and NPC biogenesis; subunit of the COPII vesicle coat required for ER-to-Golgi transport; subunit of SEACAT, a subcomplex of the coatomer-related, vacuolar-associated SEA complex, that inhibits the TORC1 inhibitory role of SEACIT (Iml1p-Npr2p-Npr3p), a GAP for Gtr1p, thereby resulting in activation of TORC1 signaling; human SEC13 homolog) has translation MVVIANAHNELIHDAVLDYYGKRLATCSSDKTIKIFEVEGETHKLIDTLTGHEGPVWRVDWAHPKFGTILASCSYDGKVLIWKEENGRWSQIAVHAVHSASVNSVQWAPHEYGPLLLVASSDGKVSVVEFKENGTTSPIIIDAHAIGVNSASWAPATIEEDGEHNGTKESRKFVTGGADNLVKIWKYNSDAQTYVLESTLEGHSDWVRDVAWSPTVLLRSYLASVSQDRTCIIWTQDNEQGPWKKTLLKEEKFPDVLWRASWSLSGNVLALSGGDNKVTLWKENLEGKWEPAGEVHQ, from the coding sequence ATGGTCGTCATAGCTAATGCGCACAACGAATTAATCCATGACGCTGTTCTAGACTATTATGGGAAGCGCCTTGCAACCTGCTCTTCTGACAAGACAATCAAGATCTTTGAAGTCGAAGGAGAAACACACAAGTTAATAGACACGTTGACTGGCCACGAAGGCCCAGTTTGGCGTGTTGATTGGGCACATCCTAAATTCGGAACCATTTTGGCATCGTGTTCTTATGATGGTAAAGTGTTGATTTGGAAGGAAGAAAACGGTAGATGGTCTCAAATTGCCGTTCATGCTGTCCACTCTGCTTCTGTCAACTCTGTTCAATGGGCTCCTCATGAATATGGCCCCCTACTGCTGGTTGCTTCCTCTGATGGTAAGGTCTCCGTAGTAGAGTTCAAAGAAAACGGTACTACTTCCCCAATAATCATCGATGCTCATGCCATTGGCGTTAACTCTGCTTCTTGGGCTCCAGCTACCATCGAAGAAGATGGTGAACACAACGGTACTAAAGAATCTCGCAAGTTTGTTACTGGGGGTGCTGACAATTTGGTAAAGATTTGGAAGTACAATTCAGATGCCCAAACTTATGTTCTGGAAAGCACCTTAGAAGGTCACAGCGATTGGGTTAGAGACGTAGCATGGTCACCTACTGTTCTTCTACGTTCTTATTTGGCCAGTGTTTCTCAAGATCGCACCTGTATTATTTGGACTCAAGACAATGAACAAGGCCCatggaaaaaaactttattaaaagaagaaaaattccCAGATGTTTTATGGAGAGCCAGTTGGTCTTTGTCAGGTAATGTACTAGCTCTTTCCGGTGGCGATAATAAAGTTACTTTATGGAAGGAAAATCTTGAGGGTAAATGGGAACCCGCTGGTGAAGTTCATCAGTGA
- the PNP1 gene encoding purine-nucleoside phosphorylase (Purine nucleoside phosphorylase; specifically metabolizes inosine and guanosine nucleosides; involved in the nicotinamide riboside salvage pathway), whose protein sequence is MSDILNVSQQREAITKAAAYISAILEPHFKNTTNFEPPRTLIICGSGLGGISTKLSRDNPPPVTVPYQDIPGFKKSTVPGHSGTLMFGSMNGSPVVLMNGRLHGYEGNTLFETTFPIRVLNHMGHVRNLIVTNAAGGINAKYQACDLMCIYDHLNIPGLAGQHPLRGPNLDEDGPRFLALSDAYDLELRKLLFKKWKELKIQRPLHEGTYTFVSGPTFETRAESKMIRMLGGDAVGMSTVPEVIVARHCGWRVLALSLITNTCVVDSPASALDESPVPLEKGKATHAEVLENGKIASNDVQNLIAAVMGEL, encoded by the coding sequence ATGAGTGATATCTTGAACGTAAGTCAACAACGTGAAGCAATTACCAAGGCCGCTGCGTATATTTCTGCTATTTTAGAACcacatttcaaaaatacaaCAAATTTCGAGCCTCCGAGAACTTTGATTATATGTGGTTCAGGGCTTGGTGGAATATCTACCAAGCTGTCTAGAGACAATCCACCCCCGGTAACAGTCCCATACCAAGACATCCCAGGATTCAAGAAAAGTACGGTTCCAGGTCATTCCGGTACACTAATGTTCGGATCTATGAATGGTTCACCAGTAGTATTAATGAATGGTCGTCTTCATGGATATGAAGGCAACACATTGTTTGAGACTACTTTTCCTATTAGAGTGCTTAACCACATGGGTCATGTTCGTAATTTAATTGTCACTAATGCCGCTGGTGGTATAAACGCGAAATATCAAGCCTGCGATTTGATGTGCATTTATGATCATTTAAATATCCCTGGCCTTGCTGGCCAGCACCCATTGAGAGGTCCTAACTTGGATGAAGATGGACCTCGTTTTTTAGCCTTGAGTGATGCATATGATCTGGAGTTGAGGAAGCTTTTATTtaagaaatggaaagagCTCAAGATTCAAAGGCCACTGCATGAAGGTACTTATACTTTTGTATCTGGACCCACTTTCGAAACAAGAGCAGAATCCAAAATGATAAGGATGTTGGGAGGAGATGCTGTCGGAATGAGTACTGTTCCCGAAGTCATTGTTGCAAGACATTGCGGATGGAGGGTTTTGGCCTTAAGTTTGATTACCAATACTTGCGTGGTGGATAGCCCTGCCAGTGCGTTGGACGAATCACCTGTACCCTTAGAAAAAGGCAAAGCGACTCACGCTGAAGTACTGGAGAATGGTAAAATCGCCTCTAATGACGTGCAAAACTTAATTGCTGCCGTAATGGGGGAATTATAA
- the CLB4 gene encoding B-type cyclin CLB4 (B-type cyclin involved in cell cycle progression; activates Cdc28p to promote the G2/M transition; may be involved in DNA replication and spindle assembly; prevents premature sister centromere separation during meiosis I in Y55 and SK1 but not W303; accumulates during S phase and G2, then targeted for ubiquitin-mediated degradation; CLB4 has a paralog, CLB3, that arose from the whole genome duplication), producing MMLEGYTVQPPQSTLIGDIEIQDENANQEVKNVLYQGVQKGIKRLEKRQRRVALGDVTSQKANKIHNAIHNKFHQTKNNFEIENIRSSALVKEQQRDVRHEDSDYFLIDSSEGSSTDDEQVNEDAIDDLLSRRVNDQQIQADEVYEDFDGEMQDVIEEDVDSQIEPLSPINNDEIQTELDRAFEKYFRSVPNPLDDDTHDVVMVVEYASDIFYYLRELEVKYRPNPYYMQNQVELTWPFRRTMIDWLVQLHFRFQLLPETLYLTINIVDRFLSKKTVTLNRFQLVGVSALFIAAKFEEINCPTLDDLVYMLENTYTRDDIIRAEQYMIDTLEFEIGWPGPMPFLRRISKADDYDFEPRTLAKYLLETTIVEPKLVAAAPSWLAAGAYFLSRTILGSNDWSLKHVFYSGYTSSQIIPLASLILENCKNASRRHHSIWKKYFDQKHYRCSQIVEEWIVSTEA from the coding sequence ATGATGCTTGAAGGGTATACGGTACAACCTCCACAGTCTACTTTGATAGGTGACATTGAAATTCAGGACGAAAATGCAAACCAAGAAGTTAAGAACGTACTTTACCAAGGAGTTCAAAAGGGTATAAAAAGGCTagaaaaaagacaaagGAGGGTTGCATTAGGTGATGTAACCTCTCAAAAGGCAAACAAAATACACAATGCTATACATAATAAATTCCATCAGACGAAgaacaattttgaaatagagAACATACGCTCATCGGCCTTGGTAAAAGAACAACAACGAGACGTAAGGCATGAAGATAGCGactattttttaattgatAGTTCTGAAGGCTCTTCTACTGATGACGAACAAGTTAATGAAGATGCTATTGATGATTTGTTAAGTCGAAGAGTAAATGATCAGCAGATTCAAGCCGATGAAGTGTATGAAGATTTCGATGGAGAAATGCAAGATGTCATTGAAGAGGATGTTGATAGTCAAATTGAACCACTATCACCAATAAACAACGATGAAATTCAGACTGAGCTGGACAGGGcgtttgaaaaatattttcgGTCGGTTCCCAATCCGCTGGATGATGATACCCATGATGTTGTGATGGTTGTGGAGTACGCTTCCGACATATTCTATTACTTGAGAGAACTTGAAGTGAAATATAGGCCTAATCCCTACTATATGCAAAATCAAGTAGAGCTTACATGGCCGTTCAGACGAACTATGATAGATTGGCTAGTTCAACTGCATTTTAGATTTCAACTTTTACCAGAAACGCTATACCTGACGATTAATATAGTGGATAGATTTCTGTCAAAGAAGACCGTTACTTTGAACAGGTTTCAATTGGTTGGTGTATCGGCTTTATTTATTGCTGCCAAGTTTGAAGAGATTAACTGCCCCACTTTGGATGATCTAGTTTACATGCTGGAAAATACATACACTAGAGATGACATTATTAGAGCGGAACAGTATATGATAGATACTCTGGAATTTGAAATAGGTTGGCCAGGACCCATGCCATTTTTAAGAAGGATAAGTAAAGCAGATGACTATGACTTCGAACCAAGAACATTAGCAAAGTACTTATTGGAAACTACAATAGTAGAACCCAAACTAGTGGCTGCGGCACCAAGCTGGTTAGCTGCTGGCGCGTATTTTCTGAGCAGAACAATTCTTGGTTCAAATGATTGGTCTTTAAAACATGTATTCTACTCTGGCTATACATCCAGCCAAATAATTCCTTTAGCATCACTGATATTGGAGAATTGCAAGAACGCATCTCGACGCCATCAttcaatttggaaaaaatactttgaCCAAAAGCATTACCGCTGTTCTCAAATTGTAGAAGAATGGATTGTTTCGACAGAAGCCTAA
- the ATG38 gene encoding Atg38p (Homodimeric subunit of autophagy-specific PtdIns-3-kinase complex I; required for the integrity of the active PtdIns-3-kinase complex I by maintaining an association between Vps15p-Vps34p and Atg14p-Vps30p subcomplexes; localizes to the pre-autophagosomal structure (PAS) in an Atg14p-dependent manner; ATG38 is non-essential but is required for macroautophagy), whose protein sequence is MSTLAEVYTIIEDAEQECRKGDFTNAKAKYQEAIEVLGPQNENLSQNKLSSDVTQAIDLLKQDITAKIQELELLIEKQSSEENNIGMVNNNMLIGSVILNNKSPINGISNARNWDNPAYQDTLSPINDPLLMSILNRLQFNLNNDIQLKTEGGKNSKNSEMKINLRLEQFKKELVLYEQKKFKEYGMKIDEITKENKKLANEIGRLRERWDSLVESAKQRRDKQKN, encoded by the exons ATGAGTACTTTAGCGGAA GTTTATACTATTATTGAGGACGCCGAACAGGAATGTCGAAAAGGAGATTTTACAAATGCAAAAGCGAAGTATCAAGAAGCCATTGAAGTTTTAGGTCCGCAGAACGAGAATTTGTCTCAAAATAAATTAAGTTCTGACGTTACGCAAGCCATTGACCTATTAAAACAGGACATTACAGCCAAAATCCAAGAATTGGAACTTTTGATTGAAAAGCAGtcatcagaagaaaataatattggAATGGTCAACAACAATATGCTTATTGGCTCTGTTATTTTAAACAACAAATCTCCGATAAATGGAATAAGCAATGCTAGGAATTGGGATAACCCAGCATATCAGGACACTTTAAGTCCCATAAACGATCCACTTCTTATGTCAATTTTAAACCGCTTACAATTTAATTTGAATAATGatattcaattgaaaacagaaggaggaaaaaattccaaaaacTCGGAAATGAAGATTAACTTAAGACTGGAACAATTCAAAAAGGAGTTGGTATTATATgagcagaaaaaatttaaagaataTGGTATGAAAATTGACGAAATTacgaaagaaaataaaaaattggCTAATGAAATTGGGCGATTAAGAGAACGCTGGGACAGCTTAGTAGAAAGTGCGAAGCAAAGAAGGGATAAGCAAAAAAACTAG